A DNA window from Euzebya sp. contains the following coding sequences:
- a CDS encoding wax ester/triacylglycerol synthase family O-acyltransferase, with protein sequence MSDRMSPVDAAWLHMDQPTNLMVITSVVWFDQPVDASAITDAIRTRVVDAYPRFRQRVVDSEVGRPRWVDDPDFDLSSHLHHVALPHPGDDAALRTFVGEVMGQDLDRRRPLWQAWIVDGYRDGAAVVQRIHHCMADGISLGDVLMALVDDDTPAQPPVAHPDGLRRVAELAHAGLELATHPTRLAGAARTGARILDAIAVETLTGRDAPTALRGPQSGRKVVAWSDPLDLAEVKRIARDRDATVNDVLMAALSGAIGRYLDDVGTPAERIRAMVPVSMRAAGLPVPSTLGNDFALVLCPLPVGERDPDERLRAVRDAMDAIKGSAQAVTSLGLLAAMGLSPRMIEGLLVGFYGDKASLVLTNVPGPRHRVSVAGHPVAGILSWAPQSGSIGTSATIFSYAGQVFVGICTDPAMVPDPDRIAGGLLDEIRRLATAEVP encoded by the coding sequence ATGAGCGATCGGATGAGCCCCGTCGACGCGGCCTGGTTGCACATGGACCAGCCGACGAACCTCATGGTCATCACCTCGGTGGTGTGGTTCGACCAGCCCGTCGACGCGTCCGCGATCACCGATGCCATCCGCACCCGGGTGGTGGACGCCTACCCGCGGTTCCGCCAGCGGGTCGTCGACTCAGAGGTCGGCCGGCCCCGCTGGGTCGACGACCCCGACTTCGACCTGTCCTCCCACCTCCACCACGTGGCGCTGCCGCACCCCGGCGACGATGCCGCGCTCCGCACGTTCGTCGGCGAGGTGATGGGCCAGGACCTCGACCGGCGGCGGCCGCTGTGGCAGGCGTGGATCGTCGACGGCTACCGCGACGGGGCCGCCGTCGTGCAGCGGATCCACCACTGCATGGCCGACGGCATCTCGCTGGGCGACGTGCTCATGGCGCTGGTGGACGACGACACCCCGGCTCAGCCGCCGGTCGCGCACCCCGACGGCCTGCGACGCGTCGCGGAGCTGGCCCACGCCGGCCTCGAGCTGGCCACCCACCCCACCCGGCTCGCCGGGGCAGCCCGCACGGGCGCGCGGATCCTCGACGCGATCGCCGTCGAGACGCTGACCGGGCGCGACGCGCCGACCGCGCTGCGCGGCCCGCAGAGCGGTCGCAAGGTCGTGGCGTGGTCCGACCCCCTCGACCTCGCCGAGGTGAAGCGGATCGCGCGGGACCGGGACGCGACGGTCAACGACGTGCTGATGGCCGCCCTCAGCGGCGCGATCGGCCGGTACCTCGACGACGTCGGGACGCCGGCGGAGCGGATCCGGGCCATGGTGCCGGTCAGCATGCGCGCCGCGGGGCTGCCGGTCCCGTCGACCCTCGGCAACGACTTCGCGCTGGTCCTGTGCCCGCTGCCCGTGGGCGAGCGGGACCCCGACGAGCGGCTCCGGGCCGTCCGCGACGCGATGGACGCCATCAAGGGGTCCGCCCAGGCGGTCACGTCGCTCGGGCTCCTCGCCGCGATGGGCCTGAGCCCGCGGATGATCGAGGGTCTGCTCGTCGGCTTCTACGGCGACAAGGCGTCCCTCGTGCTGACCAACGTGCCCGGGCCCCGCCACCGCGTCTCCGTCGCCGGGCACCCCGTCGCCGGGATCCTCTCCTGGGCGCCCCAGTCCGGATCGATCGGGACGAGCGCCACCATCTTCTCCTACGCCGGGCAGGTGTTCGTCGGCATCTGCACGGACCCCGCCATGGTCCCCGACCCCGACCGCATCGCCGGTGGGCTCCTCGACGAGATCCGCCGCCTGGCCACCGCGGAGGTGCCATGA
- a CDS encoding wax ester/triacylglycerol synthase family O-acyltransferase encodes MTARTAPDRLNPLDVWFLHVEDTAGLMHIGSVLILEGPAPPFEELARTYAARLARLPRYTQVVREVPLGLHRPVWVDDPSFCLAYHLRRTALPPPGGTAELDALVGRVMGQRLDRRRPLWETWVVEGLEDRRWALVSKVHHCMVDGVAGTDLTMAIMDPAPATADAATTTSETARQVPDPGRLALVRQAVGDRLAGAAGSVRAAGRAVRHPRDAGRAAATVGRGLRTITALGRPVPPSSLSGPLTSHRRWDTAWTDLDTVKAIGQAVGGTVNDVLLTAVTRGFRDLLVHRGEPDAVVRSLIPVSTRATGARGHLDNRVAAVFATLPTQVGDPLDCLRAVQAEMDALKASGEVDASAAIVQASGAVPSVVLGPIMHATSALVDRFGQRNVTTVVTNVPGPPHALHLLGRRALAWYPYVPVAEGVRLGVAVLSYDGQVFVGATGEFAHAEDLPVLTRGIEQAIADLRVATQHRRRPGDPAVTEPPITAPTA; translated from the coding sequence ATGACCGCTCGCACCGCACCCGACCGGCTCAACCCCCTCGACGTGTGGTTCCTGCACGTCGAGGACACCGCCGGGCTCATGCACATCGGCTCGGTCCTGATCCTGGAGGGTCCCGCACCGCCGTTCGAGGAGCTCGCCCGCACCTACGCCGCGAGGCTCGCCCGGCTGCCGCGCTACACCCAGGTGGTCAGGGAGGTGCCCCTCGGCCTCCACCGGCCGGTGTGGGTCGACGACCCGAGCTTCTGCCTGGCGTACCACCTGCGTCGGACGGCGCTGCCGCCGCCCGGTGGCACGGCGGAGCTGGACGCCCTCGTCGGCCGGGTCATGGGCCAGCGGCTGGACCGCCGGCGACCGCTGTGGGAGACCTGGGTGGTGGAGGGGTTGGAGGACCGTCGCTGGGCGCTGGTCAGCAAGGTGCACCACTGCATGGTCGACGGCGTCGCCGGCACCGACCTGACGATGGCGATCATGGACCCGGCACCGGCCACGGCGGATGCCGCGACCACCACGTCCGAGACGGCCCGGCAGGTGCCCGACCCCGGCCGGCTGGCGCTCGTGCGACAGGCCGTCGGCGACCGCCTCGCGGGCGCGGCCGGGTCCGTCCGCGCCGCGGGACGTGCCGTGCGCCACCCGCGGGACGCGGGCCGCGCCGCGGCGACCGTCGGACGCGGCCTGCGCACGATCACCGCCCTCGGGCGGCCGGTGCCCCCGTCCTCGCTCTCGGGCCCCCTCACGTCCCACCGCCGGTGGGACACGGCGTGGACCGACCTCGACACCGTCAAGGCGATCGGCCAGGCCGTCGGCGGCACGGTCAACGACGTGCTGCTGACCGCGGTGACCCGCGGGTTCCGGGACCTGCTCGTCCACCGCGGCGAGCCCGACGCGGTCGTGCGGTCCCTGATCCCGGTGTCGACGCGCGCCACTGGCGCGAGGGGTCACCTCGACAACCGCGTCGCCGCGGTGTTCGCGACCCTCCCGACCCAGGTCGGCGACCCGCTCGACTGCCTGCGGGCGGTGCAGGCCGAGATGGATGCGCTGAAGGCGTCCGGCGAGGTCGACGCGTCCGCGGCGATCGTCCAGGCCTCGGGCGCGGTCCCGTCGGTGGTGCTCGGCCCGATCATGCACGCCACGTCGGCGCTGGTCGACCGGTTCGGGCAGCGGAACGTGACCACGGTCGTGACGAACGTCCCGGGGCCCCCGCACGCCCTGCACCTGCTGGGTCGTCGCGCGCTGGCCTGGTACCCGTACGTCCCGGTGGCCGAGGGCGTCCGCCTCGGCGTCGCGGTGCTCAGCTACGACGGCCAGGTGTTCGTCGGTGCGACGGGCGAGTTCGCCCACGCCGAGGACCTGCCGGTGCTCACGCGCGGCATCGAGCAGGCCATCGCCGACCTCCGCGTCGCCACCCAGCACCGGCGGCGACCGGGGGACCCGGCCGTCACGGAGCCCCCGATCACCGCGCCGACCGCGTAG